The proteins below are encoded in one region of bacterium:
- a CDS encoding succinylglutamate desuccinylase/aspartoacylase family protein produces MTNAETKDGRTAVRPYTGIVLLLVVLSVCAMASRDFLKAWRDEPLYPSKGMTAHKHLSDYFAGIKGTRADGDVYIFEGKESGGTTVVLGGTHPNEVAGVLAADVLLENATVTRGRLIVLPRANHSAFTQTEPGEGHPASFEIATAGGPRRFRMGCRFTNPLDQWPDPEVYLHHPSGQELSGNETRNLNRAFPGRSDGNFTERAAFAITSLVNAEKADLVIDLHEASPEYPVINAIVAHEKAMDLAATANLTLQGEGLSFNLEPSPQNFHGLTHRELGDATPALAVLMESANIMQGRLRSRTSAEKILSGKDDCYLSAARANLLRVPYDSTGIPVGVRVGRHLAGVRALMDGLAFVKPDKAMEVSDIPTYDEVQTRGLGAFLAPRSR; encoded by the coding sequence ATGACGAACGCGGAAACAAAAGACGGGCGCACGGCTGTGCGCCCCTACACGGGAATTGTGCTGCTGCTGGTGGTGTTGAGCGTGTGTGCGATGGCCTCGCGGGATTTTTTGAAGGCGTGGCGCGATGAACCGCTGTATCCGTCTAAGGGGATGACCGCGCACAAGCATCTGTCGGACTATTTTGCGGGCATCAAAGGCACGCGGGCCGACGGAGACGTGTATATTTTCGAGGGCAAGGAATCCGGCGGGACCACCGTGGTGCTGGGGGGGACCCATCCCAATGAAGTTGCCGGAGTGCTGGCGGCGGATGTGCTGCTGGAAAATGCTACCGTGACTCGCGGACGGCTGATTGTTCTGCCTCGCGCGAATCATTCGGCCTTTACTCAGACCGAGCCCGGCGAAGGGCATCCTGCAAGCTTCGAGATTGCGACGGCTGGCGGACCGCGCCGTTTCCGCATGGGTTGCCGTTTTACGAATCCGCTTGATCAATGGCCTGATCCGGAAGTCTACCTGCATCATCCGTCCGGGCAGGAACTCTCGGGCAATGAAACGCGCAATCTGAACCGCGCTTTCCCCGGCAGGTCCGACGGCAATTTTACCGAGCGCGCGGCATTTGCCATTACTTCTCTGGTCAATGCCGAGAAGGCCGATCTGGTGATTGACCTGCATGAAGCTTCGCCCGAGTATCCGGTGATCAACGCGATTGTCGCCCACGAGAAGGCGATGGACCTTGCCGCTACAGCTAATCTCACGCTGCAGGGCGAAGGTCTGAGTTTCAATTTGGAACCGTCCCCGCAGAATTTTCACGGACTGACTCACCGCGAACTGGGCGATGCCACGCCTGCACTGGCGGTGCTGATGGAGTCGGCAAACATTATGCAGGGCCGCCTGCGCAGCCGGACGTCCGCGGAGAAAATATTAAGCGGCAAGGACGATTGCTATTTGTCCGCCGCCCGCGCCAATCTGCTGCGCGTGCCGTACGATTCGACGGGAATTCCTGTCGGCGTGCGCGTGGGACGGCATTTAGCCGGAGTGCGCGCATTAATGGACGGCCTGGCCTTTGTGAAGCCGGACAAGGCGATGGAGGTTTCCGACATTCCCACCTATGACGAAGTGCAGACTCGGGGACTTGGCGCATTTCTGGCGCCGCGATCCCGGTAA
- a CDS encoding choice-of-anchor D domain-containing protein, translating into MRRFALPTLSLSLLLAVFFGGYYRPAQPSLSLILPAPVQTEAASDSKLSPMDVCFAPGTPDSVVASVQRAIWGHGALDYFLGGRWSQTATNGNTGSDGHPITLTYSFIPDGTTITDNWGSSGSVLFSRMNALFGSPAVWQAKFAQIFAEWSNVSGVRYVQVSDDGAAFGNSRGILGTRGDVRIGSKTLDGASNVLAYDFFPDMGDMVLDASENWAEAGGDYIFLRNVLAHEHGHGLGLEHVCPIEQTKLLEPFYTSAFDGPQHDDIRAGQRNYGDRYEPNNTAATATPLGSLSQDSTVQTVGLDHTSDIDYYSFAVPAGKGFNLVLQPVGRTYLNGQQNQDGSCSAGTPINTLNSLNLDLALYDASGNTLLVQSTSHAAGEAESIFRYPVPASGASYKARVVGSGSDAVQLYQLEFTIYNLYDPYLSLSAIEFDTTTVHVERNVTTYLVNNSPNTRQITGVDVVGQFTVSPSAPFSIPPHDSTAVTVTFTAASLGTQTGTLTITHDGPGGSLQCPLTGVAIGAWLQFVTSNTVNLGSVPVGSADSTRVPVRVIGNMPLTITSVDVPAPFGLRLNLPLTINPSQTVFFYPRYMPTAEGAAQAMILIHHNGLYSPDTMYVSGTATPAAADDHPLQLPVAYHLAQNYPNPFNPTTTISFDLPRATDVRLQVYDIEGRLVKELVHGTLAAGRHDVTFDGSRLASGLYFYRLTSPEYTAMSKMALIK; encoded by the coding sequence ATGAGACGCTTTGCGCTGCCCACCTTAAGCCTCAGCCTCCTGCTCGCGGTGTTTTTTGGCGGATATTATCGTCCCGCCCAACCGTCGTTGAGCCTCATTCTGCCCGCTCCGGTCCAAACCGAGGCGGCCTCCGATTCGAAACTGTCTCCGATGGATGTCTGTTTTGCCCCCGGAACTCCTGACAGTGTGGTTGCCAGTGTGCAGCGGGCGATCTGGGGCCATGGCGCTCTCGATTACTTCCTCGGTGGACGCTGGAGTCAGACTGCGACCAACGGCAACACCGGTTCGGATGGTCATCCGATTACCCTGACCTACAGCTTTATCCCCGATGGAACAACCATAACGGATAACTGGGGATCTTCCGGCAGTGTGCTGTTTTCGCGGATGAACGCTCTGTTCGGCAGCCCGGCGGTCTGGCAGGCCAAGTTTGCACAGATCTTTGCTGAGTGGAGTAATGTCAGCGGCGTGCGCTATGTACAGGTGTCCGATGACGGCGCGGCATTTGGCAACTCGCGAGGAATCCTCGGTACCCGTGGGGACGTCCGGATCGGTTCCAAGACTCTGGACGGTGCCTCTAATGTGCTGGCCTATGACTTCTTCCCTGATATGGGCGACATGGTTTTGGATGCATCCGAGAACTGGGCGGAGGCGGGCGGAGACTACATCTTCCTGCGCAACGTGCTGGCCCATGAGCACGGCCACGGTCTTGGTCTCGAGCACGTCTGTCCTATCGAGCAGACCAAACTGCTGGAGCCGTTCTACACGTCGGCCTTTGATGGCCCGCAGCACGATGATATCCGCGCCGGCCAGCGTAACTATGGCGACCGCTACGAGCCGAACAACACGGCCGCCACGGCCACGCCCCTTGGCAGTCTGTCTCAGGACAGCACCGTCCAAACCGTCGGACTCGACCACACCAGTGACATCGATTACTACTCCTTTGCCGTTCCGGCTGGAAAGGGCTTCAACCTTGTTCTGCAGCCCGTCGGCCGCACGTATCTGAACGGTCAGCAGAACCAGGATGGAAGCTGTTCGGCGGGCACGCCGATCAATACCTTGAACAGTCTGAATCTTGATCTGGCGCTGTACGATGCCAGCGGAAACACGTTGCTGGTTCAATCCACGAGCCATGCCGCCGGGGAAGCCGAGAGCATCTTCCGGTACCCGGTTCCGGCTTCAGGCGCGAGCTACAAGGCGAGGGTGGTGGGATCAGGCTCCGACGCGGTGCAACTCTACCAGTTGGAATTCACGATTTACAACTTGTATGATCCGTATCTGTCTCTGAGTGCCATTGAATTTGACACCACTACCGTGCACGTTGAGCGGAATGTGACGACCTATCTCGTCAACAATTCGCCCAATACGCGGCAGATTACCGGCGTTGACGTCGTCGGGCAGTTTACGGTATCACCGTCCGCGCCGTTTTCCATTCCGCCGCATGACAGCACGGCCGTTACCGTGACCTTTACCGCAGCGTCATTGGGCACGCAGACAGGAACGCTGACCATTACTCATGACGGCCCGGGCGGCTCGCTACAGTGTCCCTTGACAGGTGTCGCGATTGGCGCGTGGTTGCAATTTGTGACCTCGAACACGGTGAATCTCGGATCGGTCCCGGTCGGCAGCGCGGACAGTACGCGCGTGCCCGTCCGCGTGATCGGAAATATGCCGCTGACGATCACCTCCGTGGATGTCCCGGCGCCGTTCGGTCTTCGCCTGAATCTTCCCTTGACCATTAATCCCAGCCAGACGGTGTTCTTTTATCCGCGCTATATGCCCACGGCTGAAGGCGCGGCCCAGGCGATGATCCTGATCCATCACAACGGGCTGTACTCTCCCGACACGATGTACGTCAGCGGCACGGCTACGCCCGCGGCAGCGGATGATCACCCGCTGCAACTGCCCGTGGCCTATCACCTCGCGCAGAACTACCCGAATCCGTTCAACCCCACCACGACGATCTCATTTGATCTGCCGCGCGCGACCGACGTTCGCTTGCAGGTGTATGACATTGAGGGGCGGCTGGTGAAAGAACTGGTTCACGGGACTCTTGCTGCGGGACGCCACGACGTGACCTTCGACGGCTCCAGGCTGGCTTCCGGTTTGTATTTTTACCGGCTGACCTCGCCCGAATACACGGCGATGAGCAAGATGGCGCTCATCAAATAA
- a CDS encoding DUF6305 family protein, whose translation MRQRVMVTAVLLLAAALPLFAADGGFAQPILLTSCGQSADVLMMKTLLTRDSLNFSYVPDAKAADVAGKGSLIVVIGGSSKGLGAAKISAEDESARVNALLDAAHKANVPVLAVHLGGMNRRGALSDPFNQIGAENAAKIIVVKGGNDDGFFTKIAEEKQIPLQTASNALEIAGIVKQAYDAK comes from the coding sequence ATGAGACAACGTGTGATGGTAACAGCCGTCCTTCTTCTGGCGGCGGCGCTGCCGCTTTTTGCGGCGGATGGCGGCTTCGCCCAACCGATCCTCCTGACATCCTGCGGCCAGAGTGCCGACGTACTGATGATGAAGACCCTGCTTACGCGCGATTCGCTGAACTTTTCCTATGTGCCCGATGCCAAGGCCGCGGACGTCGCAGGCAAAGGCTCGCTGATTGTGGTGATCGGCGGCAGCAGCAAGGGACTGGGCGCGGCGAAGATCAGCGCTGAAGACGAATCCGCGCGGGTCAACGCCCTGCTGGACGCGGCGCACAAGGCCAATGTGCCGGTGTTGGCTGTGCACCTTGGCGGCATGAACCGCCGCGGCGCGCTGTCCGATCCCTTCAACCAGATTGGCGCCGAGAATGCGGCGAAGATTATCGTGGTTAAGGGCGGCAATGATGACGGCTTTTTTACGAAGATTGCCGAAGAAAAGCAGATCCCGCTGCAGACCGCGAGCAATGCTTTGGAGATCGCCGGCATCGTCAAGCAGGCCTACGACGCGAAGTAA
- a CDS encoding TRAP transporter large permease subunit: MTEGWTLLVMIAALCLGVFALRLPTGLSLALAAVTGALVAGEGLAIRHLVEGTMLYLDPILLVVTSLFFMAVFEQSGALATLNTVTVRSLGKWPRLLLVLLTVFVMFPGMLTGLTAPCVLTTGAMIAPVLIGAGMPRARAGAFIATAAFFGMVAPPVNIAAMIIGSGVDMPYVGFGWPLLIAAVPLALVCAFVIAGKHVKGLANADVLDNLPPSRYPDHGFKLFLPLLLLLALLFGAKSFPKYVPYIGVPLMFVLSGVLGLFTGDRVKVDGALTWAIRQALPIVGLLAGIGMFIQILTLTGARGFIVVHTLELPRVWQYVSMALFVPFFGGVSAYGSSSVLGVPFLLALLQQNAIIVAAALSLLASVGDFLPPTRLAVVLSAPVVEETPNRILKFCLIPIVLSILWGMGMILLANPIGKLLGLS; encoded by the coding sequence GTGACTGAAGGCTGGACTCTGCTTGTCATGATCGCGGCGCTCTGTCTGGGAGTGTTCGCTTTGCGTTTACCGACCGGGCTGTCGTTGGCCCTTGCGGCGGTTACCGGTGCGCTGGTGGCTGGAGAAGGATTAGCCATCCGCCATCTGGTTGAGGGGACCATGCTCTATCTCGACCCGATATTGCTGGTGGTAACGTCGCTGTTCTTCATGGCGGTATTCGAACAATCCGGCGCGCTGGCAACGCTAAATACGGTCACGGTTCGCTCTTTGGGCAAATGGCCGCGCCTGCTGCTGGTGCTGCTGACGGTGTTTGTGATGTTTCCCGGCATGTTGACCGGGCTGACCGCACCGTGCGTGCTCACTACCGGCGCGATGATTGCTCCGGTGCTCATCGGCGCGGGAATGCCGCGCGCGCGGGCAGGAGCGTTTATCGCCACCGCGGCCTTCTTTGGAATGGTTGCCCCGCCGGTGAACATTGCGGCGATGATCATTGGCTCGGGCGTGGATATGCCTTATGTCGGTTTCGGCTGGCCGCTGCTCATTGCGGCTGTGCCTCTGGCGCTGGTCTGCGCATTTGTGATTGCCGGAAAACACGTCAAGGGTCTGGCGAATGCCGATGTGCTGGATAACCTTCCGCCATCGCGCTATCCGGACCACGGCTTCAAGCTCTTCCTGCCGCTGTTGCTCCTGCTGGCGCTGCTCTTCGGCGCGAAATCCTTTCCCAAATATGTGCCGTACATCGGCGTACCGCTGATGTTTGTGCTTTCCGGAGTGCTGGGGCTGTTCACCGGAGACCGCGTGAAAGTCGATGGCGCTCTCACGTGGGCAATTCGGCAGGCGCTGCCGATTGTCGGTCTGCTGGCGGGTATCGGCATGTTCATTCAGATTCTGACGCTCACCGGCGCTCGCGGCTTCATTGTAGTGCACACGCTGGAACTGCCGCGCGTCTGGCAGTATGTAAGCATGGCGCTGTTCGTGCCGTTCTTCGGCGGAGTGTCTGCCTATGGTTCGTCGAGCGTGCTGGGCGTGCCTTTTCTGCTGGCATTGCTTCAGCAGAATGCGATTATTGTCGCCGCGGCACTGTCGCTCCTCGCATCTGTCGGCGATTTTCTTCCTCCCACGCGGCTTGCAGTGGTCCTGTCTGCGCCCGTGGTGGAGGAGACCCCAAACCGCATTCTGAAGTTCTGCTTGATTCCCATTGTCCTTTCGATTCTGTGGGGAATGGGAATGATCCTGCTGGCGAACCCGATTGGGAAGTTGCTCGGACTGAGCTAA
- a CDS encoding hotdog domain-containing protein has translation MVDNNDPSRIHITSKICLTRDVGLRRTLFGGNMMAWLDEAASIYAHGCTNEELMVTLKFGELHFLHPVFEGHIVNFFASNTKEGRTSISFDLEGVTDKDVLVVKTSVVFVAVDEHNRPKPIARFQKKTEH, from the coding sequence ATGGTTGACAACAACGATCCTTCCCGCATCCATATCACGTCGAAAATCTGCCTGACGCGCGACGTGGGGCTGCGCCGTACCCTGTTTGGCGGCAACATGATGGCGTGGCTCGATGAAGCCGCTTCGATTTATGCTCACGGCTGCACCAATGAAGAACTGATGGTCACACTGAAGTTCGGCGAACTGCACTTCCTGCATCCGGTGTTCGAAGGCCACATCGTCAACTTCTTCGCGTCCAACACCAAGGAAGGCCGCACCTCGATCAGCTTCGATCTGGAAGGCGTGACCGACAAGGATGTGCTGGTGGTGAAGACCAGTGTGGTCTTTGTGGCCGTAGATGAGCACAACCGCCCCAAACCCATTGCCAGATTTCAGAAGAAAACTGAACACTGA
- the ggt gene encoding gamma-glutamyltransferase: MKPRCLFAVSAVCPILLIALLATGCAPGPMAKKPVAAVAPKHSAPSAAPAPVDTNFAHSVPLSANKGMVVCAHPLAAKVGRDVLASGGNAMDAAVATVAALNVVEPHASGLGGGGFLLYYDAKHDSFAVIDYRERVPHSIDIAKYNDPKDTLRLVQRSGATSVLVPGAPAGWQMMHNSFGTRPLKELLAPAIALADTGYAVSEKQSAMILDHLADIQADTAGLAKVFLSDNLPLQPGQKLRQPRLAETLRFLSKTRLDNFYFPPIGDKVAATVKAHGGFIDSEDLMYYRARERWPLRGMYHGYEIITLPPPSSGGTMLLEILKLVEPLDLKSMGHLSADYIQTLATASRQALKDGDSWIGDPDYNMTPTKELLSDSWTAEARHRMKSDSVPDKITAMDSVRAFSMGNTTHLVVVDSSGDMVSLTQSINYFYGAGLMVPELGLLLNNHMGDFGTEPSGPKAIAPFHRPPSNMAATIVRKDGKPILVIGSPGGPRIAPTLAQVLIDLLDFGMPLNEALDAPRFFPAGKTLVVENRIPQTTLKTLAAKGWKVYPNGTANSYFGGVHAIRIDTTSGMLTGAADPRRDGAPAGY; encoded by the coding sequence ATGAAGCCACGCTGCCTTTTTGCCGTCTCTGCTGTTTGCCCGATATTGCTGATTGCTCTGCTCGCTACGGGCTGTGCGCCCGGTCCGATGGCGAAGAAGCCTGTGGCGGCTGTGGCTCCGAAGCATTCTGCACCATCGGCTGCTCCGGCTCCGGTGGACACCAACTTTGCGCATTCGGTCCCACTCTCGGCCAACAAGGGGATGGTGGTCTGTGCGCATCCGTTGGCGGCAAAGGTCGGGCGCGATGTGCTGGCTTCAGGCGGCAATGCAATGGATGCGGCGGTGGCGACCGTGGCGGCGCTCAATGTAGTTGAACCTCATGCGTCGGGCCTCGGCGGCGGCGGATTTCTTTTGTACTATGATGCCAAGCATGACAGTTTCGCGGTGATCGACTATCGCGAGCGTGTGCCGCACAGTATCGACATTGCTAAATACAACGATCCGAAGGACACGCTGCGGTTGGTGCAGCGCAGCGGCGCGACGTCCGTGCTTGTGCCCGGCGCACCTGCCGGCTGGCAGATGATGCACAACAGCTTCGGCACGCGGCCTCTGAAGGAACTGCTGGCTCCGGCGATTGCGCTGGCGGATACGGGGTATGCCGTGTCCGAAAAGCAGTCGGCGATGATCCTTGATCATTTGGCCGATATTCAGGCGGACACGGCGGGATTAGCCAAGGTCTTCCTGTCGGACAATCTTCCACTGCAACCGGGACAGAAACTCAGGCAGCCGCGCCTGGCGGAAACGCTACGGTTCCTGTCCAAGACGCGATTGGACAATTTCTACTTTCCGCCCATCGGTGACAAGGTGGCGGCTACCGTGAAAGCTCACGGCGGCTTTATCGACAGCGAAGACCTGATGTATTACCGTGCGCGGGAACGCTGGCCGCTGCGCGGCATGTACCACGGCTATGAGATTATTACGCTGCCTCCGCCGTCGAGTGGCGGCACGATGTTGCTCGAGATTCTCAAGCTCGTTGAGCCGCTGGATCTGAAATCCATGGGGCATCTCAGCGCGGACTATATACAAACTCTGGCCACAGCTTCGCGGCAGGCGCTGAAGGACGGCGATTCGTGGATCGGCGATCCGGACTATAACATGACCCCCACCAAGGAACTGCTCTCCGATTCCTGGACGGCTGAAGCGCGACATCGCATGAAGAGTGACAGTGTTCCGGATAAGATCACTGCCATGGATTCGGTGCGGGCGTTCAGCATGGGCAACACTACGCATCTGGTAGTGGTCGACAGTTCGGGCGACATGGTCAGCCTCACGCAGTCCATCAACTATTTTTACGGCGCAGGTCTGATGGTGCCGGAACTTGGCTTGCTGTTGAACAATCACATGGGAGATTTCGGAACGGAGCCATCCGGGCCGAAAGCGATTGCGCCGTTCCACCGTCCTCCCTCCAACATGGCGGCGACGATTGTACGGAAAGATGGCAAGCCGATCCTCGTCATCGGCTCTCCCGGCGGGCCGCGCATCGCGCCGACTTTGGCTCAGGTGCTGATTGACCTGCTCGATTTCGGGATGCCGCTGAATGAGGCGCTTGATGCGCCGCGTTTTTTCCCCGCGGGCAAGACGCTGGTGGTGGAAAATCGCATTCCGCAGACTACCTTGAAAACATTGGCCGCGAAAGGGTGGAAGGTCTACCCCAACGGTACGGCCAACTCCTACTTTGGCGGAGTACACGCCATTCGCATTGATACCACGTCCGGCATGCTCACCGGTGCGGCGGACCCCCGCCGTGACGGCGCTCCCGCCGGATATTGA
- a CDS encoding T9SS type A sorting domain-containing protein translates to MKISKTLLFALFSLALAGMAFGQGSISIAYSNDNGNPPLGYPCAIPRTAFAQGTIIAIYWDANGNGPDDTDVQPVVSPDTAANFNTQVINGEDMGIGGDGYFLFDGYFQVTILPEVPRYYLQISRPDPNGVCWQSDVFTLVQGPQEWLMTPAEWHCVGTPCHVTGTVPAAPTNVTATVDTRCLSVQLSWQHPLTNESGFNIYADGIHVYTANPDSLAATLAVITEGPRSYYVTAINNVGESDTSNHAVGSTYLVRLNDDTLTNVHGDSLHGRTVTVWFNQPPDTTPGPCDFSADIWLLRDISPSHIGTWARFGTAPIAHDSSTDSMSVILPNDTTINFCRLLLVDSSYGAAVTYTDTTDSVFHLGNPFATGLPGFHSVAPSSFDLAQNYPNPFNPTTQIEFSVPVQAEIRIKVYNIMGQAVRTLVQGTYPAGIHKITWDGKSDAGISVGSGVYIYRMEGQKFTQVKKMLLMK, encoded by the coding sequence ATGAAGATTTCCAAGACATTGTTGTTCGCCCTCTTCTCGTTGGCGTTGGCAGGAATGGCATTCGGCCAAGGATCGATTTCCATCGCCTATTCCAACGACAATGGCAATCCACCTTTAGGGTATCCGTGCGCCATCCCCCGCACTGCCTTTGCTCAGGGAACGATCATCGCCATTTACTGGGACGCCAACGGAAATGGCCCCGATGATACAGATGTGCAGCCCGTTGTGTCTCCCGACACTGCCGCCAACTTCAATACCCAAGTGATCAACGGCGAAGATATGGGTATTGGTGGGGATGGCTACTTCCTGTTCGATGGCTATTTTCAGGTCACTATCCTGCCGGAAGTCCCCCGCTATTACCTGCAAATCTCCCGGCCCGATCCCAACGGCGTCTGTTGGCAATCCGATGTGTTCACTCTGGTCCAGGGTCCGCAGGAATGGTTGATGACGCCTGCCGAATGGCATTGCGTCGGCACTCCGTGCCACGTTACAGGTACGGTTCCGGCCGCTCCGACCAATGTGACTGCCACCGTAGATACGCGTTGCTTGTCGGTCCAGTTGTCATGGCAACACCCCTTGACCAATGAGTCCGGATTCAACATTTATGCAGATGGTATCCACGTCTACACGGCCAATCCGGATTCCTTGGCAGCGACTCTTGCGGTAATAACCGAAGGCCCCCGTTCCTACTATGTAACGGCTATCAACAATGTGGGCGAATCCGACACGTCGAATCACGCTGTAGGCAGCACCTATCTGGTTCGGTTGAACGATGACACTCTGACCAACGTCCACGGCGACAGTCTGCATGGCCGAACGGTTACCGTTTGGTTCAATCAGCCGCCCGACACGACCCCCGGCCCCTGCGACTTTTCAGCCGATATCTGGCTGCTGCGTGACATTTCCCCCAGCCACATCGGTACATGGGCTCGCTTCGGCACTGCCCCAATCGCTCACGATTCGTCGACAGATTCCATGAGTGTCATTTTGCCCAATGACACGACCATCAACTTCTGCCGCCTGCTTCTGGTGGATAGTTCCTATGGCGCTGCGGTCACTTACACCGACACAACAGATTCCGTGTTCCATCTTGGAAATCCGTTCGCGACGGGCTTGCCGGGCTTCCACAGCGTGGCACCCAGCTCTTTCGATCTCGCGCAAAACTACCCGAACCCCTTCAACCCCACCACTCAGATCGAGTTCTCGGTTCCGGTTCAGGCCGAAATCCGCATCAAGGTGTACAACATTATGGGCCAGGCTGTCCGTACCCTCGTGCAAGGAACGTATCCTGCCGGCATCCATAAGATCACGTGGGACGGCAAATCCGATGCAGGCATCTCCGTCGGCTCCGGCGTCTACATCTATCGGATGGAAGGTCAGAAGTTTACGCAAGTGAAGAAGATGCTTCTGATGAAGTGA
- a CDS encoding DUF1801 domain-containing protein produces the protein MKKTPAQSAVAKDVDSYLAALPDDVRGMLEKLRKTIKAAAPQAEEVISYRMPAFKYHGPLLFFAAWENHCSLYAVSKALLKTLRSDLERYTISGTTIHFSVDNPLPASLVRKIVKARMKDNELRAEQKQSKR, from the coding sequence ATGAAGAAGACACCGGCGCAGAGCGCTGTAGCCAAGGATGTAGACTCCTATCTTGCGGCGTTGCCCGACGATGTGCGGGGTATGCTGGAGAAGCTTCGGAAGACCATCAAAGCGGCCGCACCCCAGGCTGAAGAGGTGATCAGCTACCGGATGCCGGCGTTCAAGTATCACGGACCTTTGCTCTTTTTTGCGGCGTGGGAAAACCATTGCAGCCTGTATGCCGTGAGCAAAGCCCTTTTGAAGACGTTACGCAGCGATCTCGAGCGTTACACAATTTCCGGGACGACCATCCATTTCTCGGTCGATAATCCGCTTCCTGCGTCGCTCGTCCGCAAGATCGTCAAAGCCCGGATGAAAGATAACGAGCTGCGGGCGGAACAGAAACAGAGCAAGCGCTGA
- the pgsW gene encoding poly-gamma-glutamate system protein — protein sequence MSRSTLRCRFLLAGLAVLWTVVCFAEQRHHAAYPLMIKAAQRTRAAEEALYTHKLALGLYDAELDPHRTGLVGVEYSRITTTIGNLKAKRTATNPDFAAYIVRELVDHGIGTGDTVLVTMTGSFPGMNLAVLMALETLNVASLRVCSLGASSYGANQEDFTWVDIEDYLVRQHLLKSHSNFVTLGGSGDVGGGISKESRWMLRTKAERLGYTILKSPSARKQAVLRREQLGNPRSYGLLINIGGNQAMLGGKEGRDLPGGWIEPFLDSLGRDEDPDEVEGIIFDFLEDGVPVLNLLHIEDIAVSAGIPFDPPEPPPIGVSALYFVPKPAEKN from the coding sequence ATGTCCCGTTCTACCTTACGCTGCAGATTCCTGCTCGCCGGTCTTGCGGTCCTCTGGACCGTGGTCTGCTTTGCCGAGCAGCGTCACCATGCAGCCTATCCTTTGATGATCAAGGCGGCGCAGCGAACCCGCGCCGCTGAAGAAGCTTTGTATACCCACAAGCTGGCGCTGGGACTCTATGATGCCGAATTGGATCCCCATCGTACGGGGCTGGTGGGTGTGGAGTACTCGAGAATCACTACGACCATCGGCAACCTGAAAGCCAAGCGTACAGCCACCAATCCGGATTTTGCGGCGTACATCGTGCGCGAACTGGTGGATCATGGCATCGGCACCGGCGACACGGTGCTGGTGACCATGACCGGATCGTTTCCGGGTATGAACCTTGCCGTCTTGATGGCGCTGGAGACGCTCAACGTAGCCTCGCTGCGCGTCTGCTCGCTGGGCGCGTCGAGTTACGGCGCGAATCAGGAAGACTTCACCTGGGTGGACATAGAAGATTATCTGGTCCGTCAGCATCTGTTGAAAAGTCACAGCAATTTTGTGACGCTGGGGGGATCGGGAGATGTCGGCGGTGGAATTTCCAAAGAGAGCCGCTGGATGCTGCGTACCAAAGCGGAGCGGCTGGGCTACACGATTTTGAAATCTCCCTCGGCGCGCAAACAGGCGGTACTGCGCCGCGAACAACTCGGCAATCCGCGCTCTTACGGTTTGCTGATTAACATCGGCGGCAATCAAGCGATGCTGGGCGGCAAAGAGGGACGTGATCTGCCCGGTGGGTGGATTGAGCCGTTTCTCGATTCTCTGGGCCGGGACGAGGATCCGGATGAAGTGGAAGGCATCATCTTCGATTTCCTCGAGGACGGTGTGCCTGTGTTGAACCTGCTGCACATTGAAGACATTGCTGTGTCCGCCGGAATCCCTTTCGATCCGCCTGAACCGCCACCCATTGGCGTGTCCGCCCTCTATTTTGTGCCTAAGCCCGCCGAAAAAAACTGA